The nucleotide sequence TAATTACAAACGACGACTACGAGCTGCGACCCAAAGCGTGCTGGCACATTATTACTTTTCTGTGGCCTGTTATTTTTAAGTTGGTCCGCGCTAAGTAACTAAATTAGTGTGTTTTTCCTTCTTCAGCAACAGATAAATGAGCCTGTTGATCTGCTCAAAGTGTGCCTATCTTATGGTTAACACAAATAACACTGTGTATTTGTCCACGTGTACGACTAATGTCAGGTTTTGGCACATAAGTAATATTCAGAAAGTGCGAATACTACATTAGCTTACTTTACTGCAAAAACCGTAACCAATGTCTTCATTGAGTCACCCGTAATCATAACAAAGTGCATTTTGCTACCAAGATGCTGCCAGAACTCGGCCTCTTGTGCATATTTTTTAGCTTTTTTAGTAGCGACGCTTTCTGGTAACTCGGCTTTAGTTAGCGCAGAACATAGCAGCTTTGAGCATAAAGCCTTCCAAGGATGCTTAGGTACGCCGTCTGAAAGCCGTTCCACGAACCTTTCAAGCGCGTGACGAGTCACCACGACAGGTCCAATGTTCGGAACGTTGATGACCTCATCGATTTCTCTCACTGTAGCATTATCGACGCTGTATTCTTCGAAGGAATGTGAGAGCCAATCGTCCCGCTTCTCTACCGAGATCTGTGCTTCCTGGTATCGAGTGAGCAAAAACCTAGTCAGGCTGTAAAGTGAATGCTGAGTTGAGCGTTGTTTCTGTAACTTTTTGATGGCTCCTTTACTGACTCGGATTTGAAGCCCATTGCCGCTTCGGTTACTCCCGATCACCTCTTTCACTGACAATAGGTGATGAATCGCATAGAGCTCAGCTGCAATTGGCTTTTGCTGCTCAGAAAGCATGTCGTACTGCTCACCTAAATTGACCTTTAGCTCGCCACCTCTTCGAATGCCGGTCTTCCAGTAAACTGTAAACTCACCTTCAATCTGCTTTGTTAAAAGGGTTAATACCATCATGTTTATTTCTCCTATTGGTTATCTATTTTTCATTCTCCATGTTTTTTTAAATATGCAAGGCGCAAAAAAAGGGGCCGAAGCCCCTTGGATTAGATATGAACTTTAGGAAAGCCCATGGCACCGTAAACATTCAGCACATCATTCCAATCCCAACTTTTCACGCCAAGTGACGTTGGTATCGGAGGGATCAGGACTTGTGTCAGAATGCCTTTCTGCCAAGCTTTTTTCTTGAGTTCATTCGCTGCATTCAGGCCGGTCTCAGAGAGATCGTGATCTGCCCAGATGTACAGCATTTTCACATTACTTGGTGGTTCAAACCTAGCCAGTAGCGTTGCATTCACAACCGACCAACATGTTTGTCCCGTTGCTCTGGTAACCGCTAAAGCTGTCTCTATCCCTTCAGAAACACCTAGTACCTCACCAGGCTCACCAATCGGAATGGCACCGCCAGTGATTGTTCTGTCACTTGGTATCGGCATCATCTTTTTAGGCTTTTCAACCGGTGCTTTGAATCCATCTTCACTTAGGTAGATCCGATGAAATGTGGCCGAACGCCCTTGCTGAGTAACGATTTTACCTAGCAGCGCTGGGTAGCTATCGATAAACAGACCATCTTCATCATGGTAAGGCAAGTTTGGATGAAACCTCAGCACCGAATCCCATTCAGGACGAAGCCGGGTAACAATGCCACGACGATGCAAGTAGTTCCAAACTGGTTGCGCACGAGTATCTGCAAGAGATAACGTTTCTCCCCAGGCTTGATTCAAGCGATGGATAATCGCTTTGTCCTCGTCCTGCTTTCTAGCCTTCCAATCAACAGCGTTACTCGGTATTGCCCGAGATGGTGCTTGTATTTGTCCGGGTTGAATACCTAGAACTTGGCCAATTGCTTCAACAGACTGGGCAAAGTTCCATCCATTAATCCAAGACAACAGTTCAAAGCCATCATGAAAGATACCGCAGGTATTACAAACGCCACCACCGGTATATTCAGCATCTTTGAACAGCCTAAAGCCATCACGACCGCCATGAACAGGACAAGCCACATGACGGCCTTTTCGAGCAATAGCGGCATCAAGTTTTGGCACCAATGCCGCCAAGACTTGAAGCCATTGGCCATTAAGATATGGCCTTACTGTTTCAATTTGTAAAGGTAACGCCATATAACCTCCTTAAGTAAAATGCCGACTCCTACCACAGGTGGTAAAAGTCAGCTTAGGTCCTGCATTGAGCCGTTTGGTTAATGCAGGAACGTTAGTCAAGCTGGATACCATGTCGTCTTAATAGCCACATGATGGAATCACGAAGCACATCAGGATCGACAACCGCAGCCATCGCGCAAACACGAAAGCAAAATGGCGCTATTTCGTCATTTTGAATCCACGACAACACATCCTTGCGCAATCGAGTACTGACACGACCGTCCAGCAATACACGGATCGCATCCAATAAAATGCCTTCGCGTAACTGCCAGATTTCCGTGTCAGACCAAGTGACTGGGCCATCATCAAACTCAAATAGAAATTCGAGCTGTGATGATGTGTGTTGATGGGACTGCTTTTGTGATGTAGGAGAATGGGCAATGCGCCCATTCATTAAAGATAACCGCGTTCGGCAAGCGAAACGCAGCCCTCGGATGCGACCACAACATGGTCAAGCGTTCGAATATCAACAAGTGACAAGGCGTCACGGAGTCGATGAGTAATGCGTTTATCAGCTTCACTTGGCTCAGGATCACCCGATGGATGGTTATGAACCAATATCACTGCTGCTGCATTAAGTTCTAGCGCTCGCTTTGTTACTTCCCTTGGATACACGCTCGCCGCATCTAAAGTGCCTTTGAACAGCTCTTCAAATCGAATAACGCGATGCTTTGTATCAAGAAACAGTACGCCAAAGACTTCGTGCTCATACTCGTGCATCAGTGTTTGCAGGTATGAGAACGCCGACGATGGCTGTTCAATTTTTCGACCTTTACTCAATCGACCACGGGCAAGCTTGAGCGCCATATCTAAGATATCCGCTTCAGTCACTTGCTCAGGAACGATATAAGTACCGACTTCTTCGCCAGCTAAGAACTTTTTGTTTTTCATAGGAGTCTCCCCAAAGAAAAGCGGAGACGAACCCATGCCCTGAAGGGGACGGAATCGTCCCCGCAGGGTGGTAAAATTGATGTGGTTACTGAATTAACAGTTGTTGTGTTACTTCGAATAACTCACGCTTCAGATCTTTGACGTCGTTAATCACGATGCTTTGTGGAAAGAATTTCTCAACACTGCGTGTTTGAATCCCGATCCCCAGCAGCTCAAAGCCACTGCGTCTGCACCGGTCAACAATGTCATGCGTGGCAGCCCAATCATCTGGGTCACCATCCGTTAGCACTATCATTAGCTTTCGCTTCTGTTTTTGCGCTAACAAACTGTTTGCCGCAAACCACATCGCTTGTGCCATAGGCGTACAACCTCGTGGTTTTTGGTCAAAACAGGCGGCCCGATGTCGAACCGATTGCTTGGGCAATAACGCGATAGATACTTCCTGATGAATACCAGGAAAATAACTGACCGCAGGTACAACACCCGGTATGCCTTCCAGTGCCATGGCCAAAGCCAAAGCGGCTTCATTGGCAACATGAAAGTACTTTCGATTACCTTCTCCAATGGGTTTACCCATTGAACCCGATATATCGACCAGCAAGTGCACAGCAGCATTAGGCGCAATGCGAGGTCGCCTTTGAATAAACAATCTCGACTCACCTGCTTGTGAAGCGGCAAGACGATGGGTTGCAACTCGAAGACCGTGCCTTTTGGCATGATTCCGATTGTCCTGACTGGACTGAACCATGCCCCTAAGTCGGGCTCGAATTTGAGCGGACTCAGACGCCGATAAGGTCAAGATGGCCTCATCACCCAACATAGCTTGCTCTGCTTGGGGCAAACTGAGTGGAGTGACACCCTGATGTCCTTCAGCTTGTTCCGACAACACTTCTGCCACTTGTGCAAAGGTATCGGATTCAAACTGAGCGGCACTGGCCTCTAAGGCTTGTCGCAAATTGTCAGCTTGCTCAGAGTTATCAGAATCTCCCGTTTCAGCAGCATCCACCATTGCAGACGAGTCTGCTTCCGGGGTTTGACTGTCACTACTGTTATTGCTGTCATTACTCGCATCTTGTCCAATGTCATTACCGTTATCAGCATCCGACTCACCCTGTGGTGGACGAGATTCGTCTTCCAACATGGCAACGATGGCATCGACAAGTTTCAGCACTTCACCTGTAGAGCCTAAGCTAGGCACTGCTGTCAGCATGGCGCTTAACCGGCTCATCGCTGCGGCAGGAAAGAGTTGTCTCACTCTTTCATCAACTGCTTGATACAAAGGCGTCAGTGCTTTCTGACCGAGAAAATGGCATCTCAAGCGGAACAACAACCATGCTTGCAAGTTAGATGCAGGCTCAAGCTGTTCAGGTACACACATTTGCTGAGTGTCCACCATGTACTCAATCACTTGCGAAATACTGCGCCGGGTTCCGGGGTAATCCTTTGCCAATTCGTTTTCAATTCGCACATCCTCAATGATATTGAGAAGTGCCTTACGGATCGGCTTGGACGACGCCTTCTGCACCATGTCAAAATTAGTATGCCGAATATGCGCCGCTTCATGAGCCAGATAACCCCAAGCTATCTGTTGATAGTGTGGGTCGTCTGGGTTTGCTGTTGGGATCACAATCCGCTCACCATCGGTAAACGCATCTTGTCCTTGAATAAGCACCTTCACACCAAACTTTTCGCCATAAGCGGCGGCAACGATTGGCAGTGCGTTTTTTAATGGATGATTCATGGGAGTCTCCTAATCATTAGGGGGAATACTCCCTCAGCGGGAGCGTTTCCCCGCTGGTAATGTAAGTGTTTAAACCTGTGCTTTTAGCTTATCCAGGTCGTATTTTTGACCTAACCAAGCCACCAATTGAGCTGGACTCTCGTGCTGTTCAAATGACGTTTTAAGCTGGTCTAAACTCAGGATGTCATCTAATGTCAGACCGTACTGGTCTTGTAACTGAGTAGACACCTCGTGTTGATATTGCAGCCAGGCCCGCTCATGAGCAGTTTGCTGCAATGCCATGTTTGGAACAAATACCATGGCCGTTACCCAAGCTCCTTGTGCGTCCGCATCTGCGATCAGCACAGGGTTCTTGGGGATCACGACACTATGTGTTGAGTACGACCGTTGTGCTAACGTTCGACAACACGCCACTTCTGGTATCGATTCACTTTCAACCGCATCAGTCACACCACGAAAATGTGGTTCAAACTGGTTCAGTTGGCTGGGGTTATGGATGGTTGATTGCATAATTTCCTCTTACATAGTTCAGAGGACATGCGCCCTTCAGGGCAACATGCCCTCAAGGACGTTAGAAATAAAATGAGTTTGGTAAAGTCGAACCAAGGTTTGGTCTGACGGTTGGTTGTGGTATTGCACGTAAGTTATCTGCCTGAGCAGATACTGGCTGTGCGGGTTTAGGTTCAGGTTTGGGCATCAGTTGTCTGATATCCAATTGACCTTCACCGTGCATTCTCATCTTGTCTGGATCAGACAAAATTAAAATGGTCGCCATCAGTTCGTGATAGAGATTGTCTGTCACAGGGCCGGTCTTCGGCAGACGAACAAATAAATTGTCCATCGCTTCAACCATCGGCTGGACTCGATGATCCAGGAATGACAAACCATCCAACTTGTCTCTTAACCGTTTCAGAGGATTAAGGGCTCGCTGGCTGATTTGATTCTTACCTGCAACGGAACGCTCAAACAGTTCATTGGCATCACGAGCCACCTCCCTAAAGAGGGTGTGTCCCATGCCATTGACCTTGTCATCTAAGCCACCAGCTTGTTCAGCCGGTTGCATTCGATAGATGGCATAATCGAACTGAAGCCGTTGTTCCACGTCTTCGATGGGTGACAGCGCACGCCGGATTGCATCTGCAAATTCCGGGTGTTTTGCAACCCAGTCAAACGTCACCTGGTCATAGTTGTCCAAGAACAACTGCTTGCACTGCGCAAACTCCTGACCGATCCGGTCAAGCTCTGGAACAATCTGATCAATTCGGTCCTCAGGGACGGCATAGCCACCTAAAAACCGCACACCGACTTGCTCACACAAGCGCTGCGCTTCTTTCTTAAGCCTTTCAAAGTTCGCCAATGCCTCTGGGTCGCAAATTTTTTTACTACCTAAACTGGCAACATCCTTCGGTGGAAGTTGGCTGCCATTAGCTAATCTGAAATCTTCAGGCCTTAGTTTTTTTCTACCGCTCCAGATGGAACAGTCGATGTGACAAATCAAAAGTTTGTCGAGGGTTTGAATACTCATAGTGCATCCTCATGTAAGATGGGGACGCACCACTCCCAACAGGAGCAATGGCCCCCGTTTGGGTGGTAGTAGTTGACGCGCTAATGGCAACATCACTATCAGAAATAGTAATTTTGCGAATCAGGCGACGATTGGTTGAGATCGATTTTCACAGGCATTAAGTCCAGTGCTTCAGCTATCGGGCGAACCCGCTCTAAATCACTGCCTAGCAACCGCAATACATCTTTTTCCAACTTCAGTTGGTCGGATACTTCTATCCCTTCAGGACTCGCTACTGTGAGCGAACACAATGCTGGTAATTGACGCTTAAAGGCCAGTAACAGCAACAATGGCCACGGGCCATCATCAGTGTTAACAATGCCAGCGCCTTCACCTGACACCATGCTGATTTGATTGGTACTAGGTAATCCGCTTTTGCAAAACCCTAATGACCATTCTCCAATCCTGACCTGGTTATCATCAATGACAGCCAAGCCATAGGCTTCAAGCAGCTTTGCCATATCGAACAACGCTTTTTGCGCCAGCGAGATTTGGCCATTGACGTCCTTGCGAGTACGAAACTCCCAACTGACGTTATTGGCGCACGCGACGCTATCTAGCGCATTTGAGAGTTCAAATGGCCGCCCTTGATGATCAATGCCGACTTGTCCAACAAATCGATAACCCTTGTTGATTTTCTCATTGATTCTTCGGTCTGCTTCTGCGTTAGGATCAGTCGAGTCAATCAATCGCTGCTGCGACAATTGACCAGATTTTCCAAACCGAACTTCAATCGCCCGGGTATCTGATCCAACGTAAATGGCCCATTCTTTGGCTGTCCCATCAGAATGACTGTAACGGTAAAGAGCAAAGCACTTTTCCATCATCAATCCTCCCAATGGTCACCGAAGACATCAGCGGCAATACGGTGAATGGCTTCTCGTTGCTCCAACTCAGCACGAGCCGTCAAAGACCGAACCAGTGCATATTCCACTGCGTTAGGAGCGCCTTTAAAAGCAAGTGTTAACTTTGCCCAGCGCACTAAGGTTCGAGTAGACATGGTGATACTAAGCTCAGCACCGCCATCCGCTCCCCCAATAAAAAGACGACGAATGTCACCAGCCACCTTCACCATTTTTTGGCGAAAGACTTCTGGCAAGCCAGGCGCAACGTTCTCCAGAATGGCTTCCTCTACAGAAGGCTCTGCATAGGTCGCTTCGATGATTCTAAAGCGATCAAGAAAAGCCAAATTCTGTTGGAGCACACCTTGATACAAGCCCGTTTGGTCACCGCTGCCCGCACTGTTGCCGGTTGCGATAAAACGAAACTTGGTATGTGGCATGATGATCTCTCCGCCATTTTGTGCAATGACCAACGGGGCACCTTCCAAAATGTCATTGAGCCCAGCCAGTTCAGCAGGCTCAGCAAGATCCATTTCATTAATGATCAGCAAATGGCCATGCTTGACAGCCAGTGCCAGCGGTCCATATACAAAAGTCATGTTGCCATTAACCAGCGTGTGGTGACCGATAAGATCGGACAACTCCAATCGACCGTGCGCAGTAATTTGCTGAACAGGCCAATTCAATCGAGAAGCAACTTGGCAAATTAGCGAGGTCTTACCGCATCCCGTGGGGCCTGTAATATACAAACCGTCACCGTCTGGGTGAGACAAGAACGCCAATACATCACGTAAGTCTTCTTTTCTAAAAACATACTCGTCCTTGCGAACGGGAATGTTTGGATGGGTAGTGTCGGCACTAAATCCTTCCAGAACGAAAGCATCAGGAGCCGGGACATTAAACGCTTGATTCACTTGAACCAAAAATGGGGATTGTTCAGTCATGGTAAACCTCATCAGTTTTGACGAGGCCCCATGCCCCAACAGGGAATGAAGTCCCCGTCGGGTGGTGTGTTGATTGTGGTATGGCTGTGTATGTAAGAGTTCAGCTCGCTCTATCATTCGTACCCAGCATTGGCTACGAGTGAAACTGCTTTCTGATGCACTCGATGTAAGCGCATGAGAAAGGAGCCGAAATCGGCTCCAAGTGAACGTTAAAAATAAAATGAGCTCAGCGAGTCACCTGGCAGAACCAAGTTCTCTTGCTCAAGGCTGATTTTGATTGGTGTTTCAACGGGCTGATCTGGCTTATTGGTGCTGATGCGCAACCGCTCTTGTGGCGCTTTTCGGTAAGCGGCTAAAACCTTTTCATCCAGCTCGCCTAACTTATCGGTGGCCAATTGCTTATAGTCCACCGTGCCCGCCATCATGTAGCGGCTGAGTTTGACCCCAGCATAATCCGCATGAGCGTAGTTACCCATCATGGCGACCAATTTTGACTGAGCGTCTCGCATTTCCTCTTTCAAAGATTTAATGTGATTTTCCAGTCGGACCACTTCGGCATGTGCTGAGCAATACTGTCGAGACAGCGATGTCCAACGGTATTGGGCTTCACCCTTGGGAACAAAACAATCTTGCTCAGGGCATTTTGACGGTTCTTTTTTGGTCTGTACTAACTCCCAAAACTGTAGCGCTGTTTCTTGCAACTCAGTTAAGAAAGCCGCGTCTCGTTGTATTTCAAACTCAATCAGTTGATCCTCAAAATAGAATACCAACCAACCACGCGTGCTATTGGCGACCAGTATTTGATGCTGTACTTGTACCCAATACAACTGGTACGCCTCGCTTTGTTCTCTGTGAGCTTGCACATCCTCAAAAACTGACTGGCTAGGACATTTCAGTTCAACGGGTTCGCCCGCATCGTTGATGCCATCAAAGCTGGCTCGAAAGATTGCGTTATGATCGGCTTCTGCACATAACGGCAGAAGAAAGTCATTATGCGCATTCTCAAATGCTCGCCTTGCTTGAGGCTCCAACCGTATACCGCGAAGCACATTTGGATTATTCGACAGGTCTTCCGGTAATACGAATCCGGTTTTTTCTGCCCATAATCGCCAAGGTGTTTTGTAGGGTGAACGCCCCATAATAATTGGGGCTTCAGATGCCGTAACCCCTGCAATGCGCCACTGGTGCCATGCAGGAGTACGCTGTGATAGGTCGATAACCTTCATATTGCCTCCTTTGAGGGGAGACTCCCCCGAAGGAGAGAACTCCCCTTCAGGGTTAAGTGGTTACTTTGCAGCTTGTGCTAACGCTGTTTGGTGCTGAACAACACTTGCTTGAACCGAATCAATTGCCGCTTTACCGGCTTGAATCGAACCTACGACAAGGGCAACAACCAATACCAAGCGAAAAAGTGAGACTGATTTAGTCATGGAAGATCTCCAAAAAAAAGACGAGACCTTCCCCCTGACGGGAGAATAATCCCGCCAGGGTTAGTAAAATGAATGCGTGGCGCTAAGAAGCTAAAGGCTGTGTGAGCGCTTTGACTGCTTGTTGCTGTGCATTAAATATTTCTTGTTTCGCAAACGTCAGTTCAACACCTTGAAAATGTTCATTGGCATATTCCAATGCACTATTCCAAGCGTTTGAAGCTTCCGCCCGCTCTATAAGCTTGTAAACAAGCCCTCGGGTTCGATCATCAACTTGCTCGGGTGGAATCACTGATGGCTCAACAACGTGTGTTGCTTGGCCTTCGATAATTCGCTCCGCTTCGTCTTGATCGAAAATTCCCACAAAGCCAAACGCAATGCGGGAACACTGGATCATGGATTTATGTCTTAGCATTCGCTTAGTGTGCGTCTGCCATGGACCATCTACACGGTAAGGGCCATTTTTGCCGTTACCTTCAAAAGGCGGTCGATAGACTTCATCCAGATACTCAGTGATTTTAACTGGGTGCGAACGGTCGCGCCGGTAGATGATGCATTCCATCCATTCCGGGCATTCTTTCGCGCCATCCAGTGAGACTTTGTTTTCTGAAGTCTTAAACTCCATGCCATCAAACTGGTCGTGTTGATTAATGATGCGAGACCATCCATCGACACCTACCACTGGAATAATCCCAGCTTGTTTATCAGGGAACGCAAAAATCTCTTTGGTGAAAGGGTTCAAGCCGTACTGATCTGCAACCACCAAAAGCGCCATCATCTGCTCATTGGTAGGTGCACTACCGTCACGTTGCTTGAATGCTGTTGCTTTTAGGGTATCGAACAATTTGTTTGGATCGACACTAAAGCGCTCAGCAAAGCGTTGGATTAGCTTTGGTTTTTCCATTATGGACTCCGACAATCAAAGTGGGAGTCTGCCCCTGACGGGAAAGTACTCCCGGCTGGGTTAAAGCGTTTTCGCTCGGTTAAAAATCTGGTTCAGGATATGTTTGTGCCCAATTACCTTGGGAGCCCGCATCATCTGCCGGTGATGGCTCGGATGCTTTGTTCACACTATCAAGAAGCAGAAACTCGTCCGCGTCCACTTCGGTCAATCGATGCTTAATGCCATCTTTCTCCCATGAGCGCGTGCGCTGGGGCCCTTGAACAAAAAGCTTCGCTCCTTTTTGGATCAAATCTTTTGCCCTTAGCCCTAACTTAAATCCACCACGATCTCGAAAAACAACCCGATGCCATTCCGTATGCTCTTTGAGCTCATTGGATTGACGGTCGCGCCATTTCTCAGAAGTGGCCAGCGAAATGCTGGTCACCAAATCACCTGATGGATAGGCTCGCGTCTCTGGCTCAGAGCCAACGTAGCCTATGAGTGTTACTTGGTTTTTCATGATGTTCTCCTCGTCTTAGTTGAACTCTGTGCACACAGTTGCTTCTACCCGGCTGGGCAAAGAAGACTGACGACGCAGATAGGTTGGTATTTCGAGTAAAGCCATGTCGTACTGATGTGGCTCTTTGTAAAACGCAGATGTCAAACGGGGCATACCAGGAGCTTTAGGCACTGCCATTGGACGACGTTTTGGTTTTGGTGTGAGCAATCGCTTGATTTGAGTAAATACAAATCGAAACGGGCGCACGCTTTGACGAGCAAGCAATCGCAAAAGCGACCAGCTCAGTTTTGCAAGCAACATAATGCCTGCGATTTGGATAATAAATCCGAAGATATATTCCATTGGTGACTCCTTATGTTGGTTTTGAAGGAGTCACCCCCAACTGGGGAAAACTCCCCCAGTTGGGTGGTGAAAAGGCGAACCGTAAGGAACGCATGGTTGAGCATGTAAAAACATGCAGGCTATTTGTTTAAGGAGGCTAGCTACCTCTTAGTACCACTGAGAAAACTCAGCAGCGGGCTTCCTTTGAGCTCATGCTCTCAGGCGCAGATATCACTGAAACAGATCAGCAATATTTGATAGTCAGTGTAACCGTCTTATCCAGACAGGATAGTCAGAAAGATGCTCAATTCTTCCACCTAGCTGAAAGGTCATTACCTCACAGAGGATTAGGCTAGGGACTGATTATTGTCATATCAGGAGCAAACTTATGGCCCAAGAAAAACCCAATTACTCAAAACCCATCTTTGAACAATCATTCACAATTAACAGCTTACAGGCGCAACGTGTCGTTGACCGTGTTTTTAGACGGACGGTCAGTGCGCTTTACGGAATCGATGTCATCCTACGCATCATTGGCGATGAGACCGAAATTGATGAAGTGGAACAGATCATTAGCCAGTTGATCGGGGATTGCGCTAAGGCGGTAGACAACGAACAAGCTCGTTTGGACAAACTGATGGAGTCCAACGGCATCGATGAAGTACCTGACTACACCGACCCGATTACCTTCAACGCCAAAATCAGCTCGCCTCAGGTTGGCCAGTTTGTTGGCTTAGTTCGCAAACTCGATGCATTGATGATCTCAATGGACACCCTCTGGTTATCTAGCGTGCTTAGTAACAAGCAACGTGTTGATGGCAACTACGCATGGCAACAGCGCATCATCAAACTGGCTCGACGCATAATTGATATCGAAATTCGAGCACGAAAATCAGCCCAAGCTAAGGGTAAAGAAGCAGAAGTTGAGCAAGCGGTGCCTTCAAACGATGACGATATCACTGAAGAGGAAACGGATAACCCCGCCAACTAGCCAGCTAGGCTCCCATCACACAGCCCCTCTCGAAGGGGCTATTGAAATTTAGTGTTGTGGATTTTGAAACACAGTTTTGGACATAAATGAGTCGCGGTTTCGCCTAATTAGCAGTTAACAATTTAGCAACGGTATCACAAAAAACCAAATGGGGTGGCCAAATTCACTATGACACTACACTTGGTGGAATCACATACTCCTGAACACCAGCGGCTTCCAACAATGCATAGAAGTCTGCGACATTCGCTCTTTGTCCTCTTTGCTGACAATAGGAAAATATTGCCCTTTGTTTTGCACGAGACAGTGCTACAAAAAATGTCGATAACCCTTCGGAATCGCCAGGTCGATAGGACCACCAAGCATTATCATCGATCCCCATGAAAATAGTTGTATCGAATTCCAGTCCCTTGCTTTTATGGATAGTCATCAGAGGAATCTGATTTGTACCTTCAAATTCTTCCAGGAAATTTTCCCAGGAACTCTGGGTATCAACACAGTTTGTAAAAAACTCTTCAAGCGCTGTCAGGTTAATTTCAAGCAGATCTCCAGTAGCATAACGAGCAAATGTTTTCCGAAGATCATTCAAATCAATAAAGGTAATAATTCGTTCAAAAACGAGACGAGCATTGTCTGGTGTAAGCGATTGTCGCATCAACTCCTTGAGTTCAGAAATAAA is from Proteus columbae and encodes:
- a CDS encoding plasmid-related protein, with amino-acid sequence MEYIFGFIIQIAGIMLLAKLSWSLLRLLARQSVRPFRFVFTQIKRLLTPKPKRRPMAVPKAPGMPRLTSAFYKEPHQYDMALLEIPTYLRRQSSLPSRVEATVCTEFN